The following DNA comes from Ricinus communis isolate WT05 ecotype wild-type chromosome 10, ASM1957865v1, whole genome shotgun sequence.
aaaccacttTTTGCCCATAGGAATCATATTGTGACAAATAAGAATGAGTTGAAATGAGTTTCTACATCCATTTTACTATAATTAAGATTTACagaaaacataattttatagaaagacaaaaagatttaataatttgGATTGGCTCAAGTGGGATTCACCTTATAGGCAATTGTACGTAGTTGATTTGTATGTACACCAAATTGAATAATACgtatttattagtatatattaaaaaatttaacatgtattaataatttaataactgACTATGGAATGCATAAATTATATAGAGTTTAACTATTTACCACAGGAAAAGATTTCAAGTGCTACAGCCTATAGTTTTATGCATCTAAGCTGGCAAGCCTTATTCTAAATAAGTATGACTACTTGGAAGCTCTGAAAAGTACCACATTGGATCAATATTAATTACTTTGTTTTGAGAGATAATTATAAGTACCCTTTTTAAAGTTAACCCCATTATGCATTTAAAATTAGTACATTCCATTTGTTGTATAAAATAAGTCATCCATGAGATTAAAGCAGATAAATCTTTACTTCGGTCGTACCAAACTGACTCTTTATACTACTTAATCACTCACTAAGTACTTCTACAACCATAAGAACATAGCAATACGTACATTACTCACTTTTTCTATACTTCTATGAAATTagttcaaatataaaaatgcagCGACCCATTCTCAGTGTCAATTTGAGAGTACTTTCCCCCTCATTAATTTGtatctaaaataaaagcataGCAACCgactcctctctctctctctctctcctttcttttgtagATGCAGAGATTCTCTACGGCTAGCAACCACCTTTCTGTTATCATCATCCGACCTGATTAAGATGAAAAGAAGGGATATGTTCTGTGCTTCTCAAGCTTCAACAGCTATATGCATGAGCATGGATCAACCTTCCTCCTCCTCTTTGTCATCGTCCACCGCTCAACTCGGCGGCCGAAACATCGACCGCCACAACCCAATAATCAGGGACCAAAAAAGAACACCGAGGGCTCTCCCATTAGCTCCTTGTACTTCTCAGACACCACCCATCAACCCTCAACCGTACCATCTACTTCGCAGGAGCAAAACAAGTAACACCAGCAACGTAAATGATCaaagcaagaagaagagtTCCAGAAAACAAAATGATCTTGTCCGAAAAGACAAGAAAAGCTCTTCTAAGCCAGATGATGGTAATAAGAAGGATCGTTCTGCTACTGTGGCTAAAGAAGTAGTAGTTCAAAGAAAGAGCTGGGCTCAGCCTGGTGATTTTATTACACCTCCTGGATCATCAAGATACCTGTTGAGTGACAAGGATTTCATCGACGGGCTATCGGATTATGATCCGATTCTAGCAATGGTGCCTGCTCAATCCAAGAGGTTTCTGACTCAGGCAGCTTCCGATCAACAAGAATCTACTTCTTCAAAGACATTTTCTATGTCTAACTCCTCAGAAAGGCCTTCCAACCAGGTTTTCTCCACTTTACAAAGTACAGttccaattatttttatcacccaGCTTCCACTCTGCCAAACTCCTGCAGACGACTTCAGTACCACTATTCTATCAAAACCACTCTGTCAAAGAGcttattgatataattttaacttatttcaattgaaattatttaatataacatatttaattagatgATCTTTTTCTCAACGGTAACAAAAATAGACCTTAAGAGGGCTTCAACTCCatgttttttctcttttgctaCTGGTTGAAGATGAATTTTCTAGTTAATGAGATTCTGCTTTTGAGTATGGcagtatatatacataaattgtTTGGCATTCAAGTAGATTATAGTATTTAATGATATTAGTTTGATAATTGATAATTGATAATTGAATTTGGGTTTGTGCAGGTAGTGGTTTTGAGAGTGTCACTGCACTGCAGAGGCTGTGAAGGAAAAGTGAGAAAACATCTATCCAGAATGGAAGGTATATCATATATGTGGCTTTCCTTGCTTTGTCTCTTTCAACActcaattattttcattatatatatatatatatatatataaagaattgcAGTACtatgattttcttaaatattaatttaaccCTCTCAATATCAATGCTAaaaatgtttaatttaaaatgtacttattaatattcttactctttgagaagaaaagataattaaaataattatgttttgtattctaattgttatatatatatatacatttttttaaaaaatttgtactatctactattaattaaaatataaattgcaatcaaattatatatcataaatttttttctaaaaagaataaatataatgaaaaagaagagtAAACTCAAAAATTAGAAGGACATAACCTGTACCTGAAAGTCTTCTCTTGCTGTTCTTAAACTTGATTATTTCtaacattaattaaaattaaattccatgtgctaaaataattaaagccTTAATTaccatttattttaaatattaacgaaataaaaaaaaaaaaaaaggtccATCGATAAGATATAATTGATTAAGAGATAACTTCTTTTATTCGTACCCTTTGGGTACTTAGTGCCTCCAACTACTAGGCTGTAATCTAAACTTAATAAGATGTCCACTGAGTCTATTTGAAGCCTTCCTGCCCTTTCTTCTCTTGAATCAAACCTCTTTCTTTGAAAGCCGGAACAAAGCCAATTGTTGGAGTTGTACTTAATAGGTGGAGCCTTAAGCAACCGCctaagtataatttttttcttaaaagattatGTAAAATGTGATAAACACCTAAGCTTATTAAATATAAGCAATCCTCTAAATTGCTTAAGCTTGAACTGACTCCTTTTATTTGTATTCTAATAGAAATCTTGGTTCTACTGCTAGGGGTCCTTTACTTCccttatattattatgaattgAAACTGCTATtgtttttcagatttattctttttgctaTATTCTGTTTATATTTGCTTTACCTACAAAAGGAGAATAGTATGAGATTCTTCCTCCACAGTGCACAACTAGGAATAATTAACACtttcttctttaaatatatttctccatattatattaaaagaaattccaaaGTTTTACCTTGTAGTTTAGTCCCTTGGACACACACACATTAGAAGCACAACAAATTGCCAAGACCATATGCAAATTTGTTAcgataataatgataatgattATGTTGTGGTTGGCGATATACGTATGATCAGGTGTGAGCTCCTTCAGCATAGATTTTGCAGCAAAGAAGGTGACAATTGTTGGGGATGTGTCACCATTAGGTGTCCTCGCCAGTGTGTCGAAGGTGAAGAGTGCACAATTTTGGACACCTGCAAACCCAGCTGCAGTTCCTTCAGTTAACTCGCAACTCAAGAAATAATTAACGAGGGGGTGTTGGAGATCATTATGCCTGCAGTTAAATGTGGATTTGAAGCTTAATTTATTGTAAACTCAGTCTTAATTAATTAGCATCAGTAGCTGGAGTGGAACAGAATCTTTACTTCTTTGAAGTTGGTAAATTAAACAGAAATCAGTAGCTGTGAGGTCAGTTTTTGGCTGTTTTTGCCAGTTTTTTTTCTGGGTATGTGGGGCCTTTTGTTTCTGTGTGAAAAAAGTAGCCAAATTATAGTCAGGATTTTGAACAGTTATAATTAGCCATGGCCCAGTATTCAAATACCAGTTCCCTATGATTTTGCCTATTATATGCTGCCAATGGCATTGCCTTTGTGCTTCTCAATGACATGCATAACTTATTATGTGTATTAATTTGACACAATTATTCCCTTGAGCCCAAAGACCATATTCCAGACAGCGGGTTATGGTTCAAAACTTTATATCTAGACAGTGAATCAGTGATCAAGCCAATCTATATCATTAACTAGCCTGGTGCTGTTATGCAAAAATCTCAGTTGAATTGAAAGCAGCCAGAAATCtgttagtaataataataatactttcaGAAGACACTAAGAATGGTTGGCTTTGTACATTTGAGCCTTAGCTTTGTAAGAgcatttactttttaaaattagctCTGTACTAGGTAACTTTCGTTTtcgtttttataataagtatagAAAAAAGACTATCGTGTAGTTAACCATCTCATGCCCCTCCcatgaattaaaaaaacaatGGTTGGCTTTGTGTTGCCCTTTCTTATTCAAAATAgtattgttttaattatactaagattatattttgtaaaagaaaattaaccaTTCGAGCTCCAACAATGAAGCCGAGTCAAAAGCGTTATATTAGGGGCAAGGAGCAGCGGTTACTCTTGTCCATATCAGGTGGATGGGACTCTAAACCATGTCCAATGCCCCTGGCACCAATGCATTGATACTGACTCGTAATGGGTGCTGGCATGTTGCACATGGCAGAGATATAATAGCAGTAATGTACCTCCAAGAGGACAAAACAAGGAGGCAAATAGTTTTCACTTTATAATCGAGAACATTTAAGCAATTAGCTGAGGGATTTTGGAGTGATTGCTAGCTGAACTACTGATAACCCTACCTAAATAAAGTGATATAAGGTTGTAAAGAATCCGAGGGAAGTTGAGCTCGATTcgatttaaaaattcaaagctTGAAACTCAATTCAAACTTGATAACAATCTCTTTGTCCTCCTCATCCTTGTTCCTCTGCCGACAGCCGTGGTGAAATCTCACTTGAGAAGCGCCTTTCCAGCCTCAATCTAGCATTTTCTCGTAAAGGCAAGGCTGTGATTTTAGTGTTTTTGGTTTCACCGCGTCTCAAAAATCCCGGTGTTTTTCGGAAGCgcaaaattttagatttttgagCTCGATAAAACTTAGTTGGACTTTCAAAATTATGtaagaattttagaaaatattattatcactaatttttaatcataaataatttaatgtaatctgatttaattaatttttacctTAATTGTAAacatcataaatttaattgtgtgaTTAATCATTTTTTAGCTTAGAGATTGTGATtgtgaattattaattttgataccagtaaattaattatgagTGATTGTGCAATAATAATTGTGCGAGACTGTTAAATTAAGATGGTGATTTGAATTGTGTTGTAGAGTCGGAAAAAGTAATGTAGCTCTAGTGgtccgactcccgttaaataattaatgaatattagaaGTGTTTCTGGCAGATTCTAGACTCGTTCTGCGGAGATAAACGTCCGTATTTTAGGAAAAGTTTTGCCGAATTTTcgatagaatttttaaatccGAATTAGTCAGAGTTTCTTTAGGCAGTCTAAATCTAGAAGTCTAGGCCTGGGAtaagttataaaatattttgttaatttaactatcttaattattttcacaAATAGATAATCTGTCGGTTcagccagctccacccgaAGCGTAGGAGCAAATAGCAAAAACTCGACAgaattgtgagttaaagttatatattctATTGTATGTGTCATATCTGGATTTAAATGCAATTCTTTtgatgaataattattatggttATTTTTAGTAGTATAAGTgttattaagtttattttcattactatcattattattattattattattattattattattatgaacattgcattattaatttatatcgtTATAACTATTGtgatttaaatttagtattttatgtTAATCGAATAAAGTTGTGATTGTCTGAGTatcataatattattgatgctaATGTATATTATGGTTCGGGATGAGACAACAGTAGAACTTGCCACCTGATGGattgcatcaggaccgtgtGCGCACCAGTATAAATCAGAGTCAGGTAGTAGAGAAATATTCAATGAACTTCCTGGTTGAGCACAACTCTCTAGACTTATAGATTTGGATTTGTCGAAGAAAGATCCTTGCTTGCTCTCTAGGGACCAGCTGTATTGGTATTTAAGTAACTAGACTAGATTTAAGGATcatggtcgagctttgctctttGGGTGCCAGTCTCATTGGATTAAGAGAATCGAAAAGCTACTAGAATTAGGGATTTAGGATTCTATTGAGATACTCGTCCCGAATATATAAAAATCgcatttttctaaatttatgatATGGCACGTATTTATTATTCTGTgatattctatatttatttaaataataattttatatatatagctgtttttaatcatattatatgattttagctcactctcgagactaacagtttcaattttaattcttttaaggTGACAGCTAGGTTCTTCACCGTCCTTCTCTTTTGAGAGCCCGACTTCTTTCTTCATTGGGCctaatgtaattaatttcattttcatttctgATCATTAGACATCTAGACTCTTCCCAATAGTGgttttaaaacttaaaattttattttggccTGTTAAACCTATGGGAGAATTATTAAACGATCATGTTGATggactaatttaattatattgtgaTTATCTGAATGAATGTTAGTAAATGAATTGTTGATATAGttgactaatatatatatatatatatatatatatatatatatatatatatatacactagtCAAGCTTGCTACAAGTTTTGGTGGCTTTAAGCCTACTCATTCCTTAGCGCCGGTCACGTGCCCGCAGATCAGATCGTGACAATTTATTTGTCACATCaataatagtaatttattaataatttaacttattaagCTTGTGGGGCTCACCTCTAAATGTGAattatttggaaaaatttgtgataaattattagttgGTTTATATTATggccaaatgcatatttagatatttgaattttgagcATTTAGTCACTTCAACACCTTAACTTTCAATTGACCTAATAAACACTTtaacttgtaatttttataatatttaagcACTTTTTGACATATGGCTTCATTTAACATGTCCATATGTATTATGTATAagtgttttaatattattattaaataaaattcaggtatctattaggttaaaataaaaactaaaagtatttaatagatcataaaaataaagtttaagtgtttatcaagttaaattgaaaataaaaatctgaCCCCTTCTCCTGTTTCTGCCCACATATatgagatattttaaaaagtgaaCATctttaaagtattaaaataactaaataattaaagtttaGGTGTCTAAAAATACACtgtgcttttattttattaatacggcgaatcaattaaaattattttattttcaatagtCACGTCAACaacaataaactaaaaaataatatgaaccttaaattaaaatagaaataaaaatattagtacaaaaaataatgaaatattaatACCAATTGGAATTTGTCCATTAAATTTCTATCGTAAATTACCCACTTGAGATCGCATACTCATCGTATGTGTAGCTTCCTCTATATCCCATCAatgatttctgcttttatGCTTCATTTCcttaaatctttttcttcttatatcTTCTATtactctcttttctttttatgcagTTCTTtcgtttctttatttttctttataaactATTTCATTGAGATGAACGAATATGGAGACAACGGATGACTAAATTATTTCCTTGTTCTCTTGTATATACCAACTTCAGAAGTAAAATCATGGCttaattgttaaataaaaattctatattttatacttGTTTTCAGATTTAGTGCATagtagttttttaaaattagtaatatattttaatattgatttcaattttagtttttaataaaattatcgaTCAAAATTTCTTGATAGTTATAATTGTAGaaaatcagaaaaagaaattaaattagtattagAATTGATAACTCATCTCCAGCGACTTCTTGAAATCCTATAGATTTAAGGCTTGAAATCCTCTCGACCATTGTAACAaacaataaagagaaaaatgcaGATAagagattaatttattaaattttgttttgaatcaatagctataatgctaatttgatattttattattatgcaGAAATTATCacatcaataaattttgattagtATTTTTTGCCAAAGGCTAAAACTAAATTTAGTATCAAATtacatgttaaaaattaaaaactacaagctaaatttgaaaataagttATAAGTATCAGatttatttaacaattaaaccaaaaatcATCTACTGATAAAATaatgaacataaattattGATACAGTTTTTTAGATCTTTATATAATCACTTAttcaattttgtttaaaaaataaaaaataaaatcacttCTCAGCTCTCATACATAAACCCATCGCACAGGTATATGtataataacttataatattCTTAGCATATTAAGCAGCTTAAGCATTAGCTTATATTGGGTAATCATTGGATACATTCGAATACCTATAGAATTGAAAGGGACATCTGCCctcaaatttgtaaaatctttaCTTTTGAGTTGAGACATGCAAATGCAATCATTCTTGCAGATTGTGATTTCCATTTTAAGCTCATTCTTGCTTTGGAGCACTAGTCTCCAAAATCAGCAGCAATCTGGATGTTGTGCAGTTAGGGGGTttctatcaatttattaataggAATGAGTATTCCATTGCtttcaatttcatttctttttctgtatATACCTGACTTCCTAAACCGAAGGCGCCCTTCTGCTCTCAGTCTCTACACTGCCGCTATCTCTTTCAGTAACTCTTCTATCAGCAGTCCCTCGATGTCCCTACCGACTATATCAATATTGTCCCTCAAATCCAGCCACTGTAGATCCATTACCAGCGCCTTCTCTGCTGCATCCTTATTTGCTTTCATGTCCTGGTTAGCAAGCAATTCGTGGATGCCATCCTCAAGTCCGTTTTTAATCCACCTCGAAGCAATTGCTGTTGCAGGCCTCACCCACGGGTGTGGATCTGCAAATTGTTGGTTGATCACCAAGAGAGCTGAATTTATACGGTCAAATAGCAGCTTCCTTTCAGATCTTGGCCAAGACTTCACATAGCAATGCTTCTTCTCGAGTTCTTCAAATACCACAGAATTTACGGGGCATTCAGAGGAGTGCCATGACGCCATGAAGGTATTAGGGTCAGCATCACTGATACCAGATTCTAGTAATACATCAACTACGTAGGAAAATTCCCTGCTCTCTTCAggttttcctttctcttcaGAAGTTCCAACAGAGCCTTCTTCAAGATCTTCATCGCTTGATATGAGCATGGGTCCCTCAGCATATGCTTCAGACTCCAATTTAAGTAGCTGAAGCTGCATCCGAAGTCCTGTCGCATAGAAAATATTGAACAAGTGATGAAATAACAAAgacattaatattaacaaagaCTACTTGGACGCAGGaaacagaaaaatattattcgaCTCACTCCAAGTGCCATCAGTAGCATATGTCACAGACTCGTGtgaatgatataaattaatgtaaAGTTATGAGCTCAAgagcaaaagaaaatgtatACGTGCTCTGAACATCTCaaataacttaaatatattaattaagctTCATTCTTTATAACTTCAAAATAATTGACAAAATATTAGGCATTCATTGTGAGcttgtaaaaatataattgattcgTGACTGGCTATATATTGTACTCTTCTTTCTATggcttgaaaagaaaaaaagaaaaaaagaaaaaaaaaaaaaaggatgcATTTAAAGTGTGGGTGATTTAGCATCCattccaaagaaaaaaaatttaaggttTTAAGTCTAGCTATAAAAATGCAGACTCAAATTCCAAGAGACACTCGCAGACTAAAAGGATAAACAAGGCAAGAAGTTTTCCAGATTACCATGTAGGTCAGCACAGAGACTCTCAAAGCATTCTGAACTAGAAGATAGATCATCTGGGAATGGAGTTTCGAGAACTGAAACAGGACTTGGTTGTTCAGCCTCCTTGGAACTTTCTAGTGATGCTAGCTCTGTTGCAGGAC
Coding sequences within:
- the LOC8278098 gene encoding protein SODIUM POTASSIUM ROOT DEFECTIVE 2; translated protein: MKRRDMFCASQASTAICMSMDQPSSSSLSSSTAQLGGRNIDRHNPIIRDQKRTPRALPLAPCTSQTPPINPQPYHLLRRSKTSNTSNVNDQSKKKSSRKQNDLVRKDKKSSSKPDDGNKKDRSATVAKEVVVQRKSWAQPGDFITPPGSSRYLLSDKDFIDGLSDYDPILAMVPAQSKRFLTQAASDQQESTSSKTFSMSNSSERPSNQVVVLRVSLHCRGCEGKVRKHLSRMEGVSSFSIDFAAKKVTIVGDVSPLGVLASVSKVKSAQFWTPANPAAVPSVNSQLKK